Proteins co-encoded in one Sulfurimonas sp. HSL1-2 genomic window:
- a CDS encoding RNA methyltransferase — translation MLIYGKQPVYYLISRHPEKIETLYLAKELEAKEYSRLMRMGFEVKRIPPEAAQKMSRSGNHQGFLAETAVLEPTPLHTLAEKDFVVVLCGITDVGNIGAIVRSAYALGADGIIATGIKSLALEPVVRSSTGALYDLPFNVTTNLYDVLTELKNRGHRLYGAVMEGEDVRTLAFEGKRALLLGNEGEGIPARAVRRLDQGVRIAMAHGFDSLNVSAAGAILMERMRTV, via the coding sequence ATGTTGATATATGGAAAACAACCGGTCTATTATCTGATCTCCCGGCATCCCGAAAAGATCGAGACGCTGTACCTCGCCAAGGAGCTGGAGGCGAAAGAGTATAGTCGGCTGATGCGCATGGGGTTTGAGGTGAAACGCATTCCTCCGGAGGCGGCGCAGAAGATGAGCCGCAGCGGCAATCATCAGGGTTTTCTGGCAGAAACGGCCGTACTTGAGCCGACACCGCTGCACACCCTTGCCGAGAAAGATTTTGTCGTCGTATTGTGCGGCATAACCGATGTCGGCAATATCGGTGCCATTGTCCGCAGTGCCTATGCACTGGGCGCGGACGGCATCATCGCGACCGGGATCAAATCCCTCGCTCTCGAACCGGTCGTCCGGAGCTCGACGGGGGCGCTTTATGACCTCCCTTTCAATGTGACGACGAATCTCTATGATGTGCTCACCGAGCTTAAAAACAGGGGGCATCGTCTCTATGGCGCCGTCATGGAGGGCGAAGATGTCCGCACACTCGCATTCGAGGGCAAACGGGCGCTGCTGCTCGGCAATGAGGGGGAAGGGATCCCGGCACGGGCCGTCCGCCGGCTGGATCAGGGGGTCCGTATCGCGATGGCGCACGGGTTTGATTCACTCAACGTCAGCGCGGCGGGCGCAATTTTAATGGAGAGGATGCGCACGGTATGA
- a CDS encoding LL-diaminopimelate aminotransferase, translating to MFDEIQFDRIRRLPKYVFAEVNDLKMAERRAGADVIDFSMGNPDGDTPAHIRDKMIESVMKTKTQGYSQSKGIYKLRLAICDWYKRRYDVDLDPETEAVATMGSKEGYAHLAYAITNPGDVAVVPDPTYPIHSYAFILAGGSVQKMPLIFDEDYNVDEDAFFEHLETAFKDAFPKPKYVVVNFPHNPSTATVTPAFYERIVAMAKRERFYVISDIAYGDITFDGYQTPSIMSVEGAKDVAVESFTLSKSYNMAGWRVGFFVGNKKLIGALQKIKSWLDYGMFTPIQVAATVALNGDQSCVDEIVRKYDVRQDVLIDAFTRAGWPIRRNRASMFVWAKIPDCAAHLGSLEFAKRLLVEAQVAVAPGIGFGEYGEGYVRIALIENDKRIRQAAKNIKQFLKQFEENADA from the coding sequence ATGTTTGACGAAATCCAGTTTGACCGCATTCGCCGTCTCCCTAAATATGTTTTTGCAGAAGTGAACGACCTGAAAATGGCGGAGCGCCGTGCCGGTGCGGACGTCATCGATTTCAGCATGGGCAATCCTGACGGTGACACTCCTGCACATATCCGCGACAAGATGATCGAGTCGGTGATGAAAACGAAGACCCAGGGCTATTCGCAGTCCAAGGGGATCTACAAGCTCCGCCTGGCCATCTGCGACTGGTACAAGCGCCGTTACGATGTCGACCTCGACCCCGAGACCGAAGCCGTTGCCACGATGGGATCCAAAGAGGGGTACGCCCACCTGGCCTATGCGATCACCAATCCCGGCGACGTTGCCGTCGTCCCGGACCCGACCTATCCGATCCACTCCTACGCTTTCATCCTCGCCGGGGGCAGCGTCCAGAAGATGCCGCTGATCTTCGATGAAGATTACAACGTGGACGAAGACGCGTTCTTCGAGCACCTGGAGACCGCCTTCAAGGACGCTTTCCCGAAGCCGAAATACGTCGTCGTGAACTTCCCGCACAACCCCTCTACGGCAACGGTGACGCCGGCGTTCTACGAGCGTATCGTCGCGATGGCGAAGCGGGAACGTTTCTACGTCATCTCCGACATCGCCTACGGTGACATCACTTTTGACGGCTATCAGACGCCCTCCATTATGAGCGTCGAAGGGGCCAAGGACGTCGCCGTCGAGTCGTTTACGCTCTCGAAGAGCTACAACATGGCCGGATGGCGTGTCGGTTTCTTTGTCGGGAACAAGAAGCTCATCGGCGCACTGCAGAAGATCAAAAGCTGGCTGGATTACGGGATGTTCACCCCGATCCAGGTTGCCGCGACCGTGGCGCTCAACGGTGATCAGAGCTGCGTGGACGAGATCGTCCGCAAGTACGATGTCCGCCAGGATGTCCTGATCGACGCCTTTACGCGTGCCGGCTGGCCGATCCGCCGCAACCGCGCCTCCATGTTCGTCTGGGCGAAGATCCCTGACTGTGCGGCGCACCTGGGCTCGCTTGAATTTGCCAAGCGTCTCCTGGTCGAAGCGCAGGTCGCGGTCGCACCGGGTATCGGTTTCGGCGAATACGGCGAAGGGTATGTCCGTATCGCCCTGATCGAAAACGACAAGCGTATCCGCCAGGCGGCAAAGAACATCAAGCAGTTCCTGAAGCAGTTCGAGGAAAACGCCGATGCTTAA
- a CDS encoding homoserine dehydrogenase: MLKVGVIGVGTVGTAVVQILEDNKEMITARAGTEVVVKTGVVRTLNKERGIDIALTSDPYEVVNDPEIDIVVELMGGVEGPFDIVKKALENGKAVVTANKALLAYHRYELQELAGDLAFEYEASVAGGIPIINALRDGLSANHIESIKGIMNGTCNYMLTKMTDEGVAFDAILKESQELGYAEADPTFDIGGFDAAHKLLILASIAYGIDVKPEDILIEGIESVTQDDIAFAKEFGYAVKLLGIAKRDGDAVELRVHAALISKEQMIAKIDGVMNGVSVIGDRVGETLYYGPGAGGSATASAVVANIIDIARAGGKRSPMLGYNTPLEHGLKLRSSDEIVTKYYLRIRVEDRPGVLAKITQLFGEYEISIETMLQRPASGGFANLLFSTHNALEGNMKEVLSQIEALSFVASKPVMIRIV; encoded by the coding sequence ATGCTTAAAGTCGGTGTCATCGGTGTCGGTACCGTCGGTACCGCGGTGGTGCAGATCCTTGAAGACAACAAGGAGATGATCACGGCGCGGGCCGGGACGGAAGTCGTCGTCAAGACCGGCGTCGTCCGGACGCTGAACAAAGAGCGGGGGATCGACATCGCCCTCACCAGCGACCCGTACGAGGTCGTCAACGACCCGGAGATCGATATCGTCGTCGAACTGATGGGCGGGGTCGAAGGCCCTTTCGACATCGTCAAGAAGGCGCTCGAGAACGGCAAGGCGGTCGTCACGGCGAACAAGGCCCTCCTGGCGTACCACCGCTATGAGCTCCAGGAGCTCGCCGGGGACCTCGCCTTCGAGTACGAAGCGAGCGTCGCCGGGGGGATCCCCATCATCAACGCGCTGCGCGACGGCCTCTCCGCCAACCACATCGAGAGTATCAAGGGGATCATGAACGGTACCTGCAACTACATGCTCACGAAAATGACGGATGAGGGTGTCGCCTTCGACGCGATCCTCAAAGAGTCCCAGGAACTCGGCTACGCCGAGGCGGACCCGACCTTTGATATCGGGGGCTTCGACGCGGCGCACAAGCTGCTGATCCTCGCCTCCATCGCCTACGGGATCGACGTCAAACCCGAAGATATCCTGATCGAAGGGATCGAGTCCGTTACCCAGGATGACATCGCGTTTGCGAAAGAGTTCGGCTACGCGGTCAAACTGCTGGGCATCGCCAAGCGCGACGGCGACGCGGTCGAACTGCGGGTGCATGCGGCCCTGATCAGCAAGGAGCAGATGATCGCGAAGATCGACGGCGTCATGAACGGCGTCAGCGTCATCGGCGACCGTGTCGGCGAAACCCTCTACTACGGACCGGGGGCCGGCGGCAGTGCGACGGCGAGCGCGGTGGTCGCGAATATCATCGACATCGCCCGGGCCGGCGGAAAACGTTCGCCCATGCTCGGCTACAACACGCCGCTGGAACACGGGCTGAAACTGCGTTCGAGCGATGAGATCGTCACCAAGTACTACCTGCGTATCCGGGTCGAGGACCGTCCGGGGGTACTGGCGAAGATTACCCAGCTCTTCGGCGAATACGAGATCTCCATCGAGACGATGCTGCAGCGTCCTGCTTCGGGCGGATTTGCAAACCTGCTCTTCTCGACACACAATGCGCTAGAGGGGAATATGAAAGAGGTGCTTTCACAGATCGAAGCCCTCTCCTTCGTCGCATCCAAACCGGTGATGATCCGGATCGTCTGA